The stretch of DNA cgtactgcctctcggctgtggctcaaggtagctagtttccactgtagctccgtggccagaacaaggtgccggtaaactttcctttccacccgttctggggtaatagcacaaactgtttctttttagcgcccacttctaagtaaagttaacctcttaacacgcgctggcccaccggcgggccagaaatatttaatatttcataactggctgtgtttctgaatagttatgaacagttacaggttcaatatagacatccaataaaccattttaaagcttagaatctctgcttttgagctatttagcctatttagcggaatatcctttcagaaaataaacatttagggcgaaatatgccttggttatgattttaataattcataactctcatatttgcgtttatcgttcgtccatatttcatcgaatgcggtcatgtcatacaccattcgaaccgtctggctctccggattccagaactgtgcttttactgtaggatgtatgtttcatgaattagagctgcgtcagagcgcatgtttccagtaataaaaggctctccttttgtcctggggtaacctccggtcactgccgccaccccccgaacacacacccgcgctcagccacaggtcctaccttcaaaacgcgtccagactaaagagaatccatcaatccagtctcctgtaatccacagttatatccaaacagcgctggaaatcacttcatccagaaatgaaacttatccaatctttatctctgttttaaaaccgttttattcaccgaattcggcacaacacgctattatagtcagaagcctcgcggagtaatgcggtacttgctgtgcttcaagtagtattatggtctgtcggagcgttgcggctaccgttgtcaggagcctcgcggagtaatacgtacttgctgtgcttcaacataatattatggtctgtcggagcgttgcggctaccgttgtcaggagcgtcgcggagtaatacgtaagttacttgctgtgcttgttgatttattgctcagagatgttatttttcacagatattgtgaaggatttattgctcagagttattgttactgatataaataaagtttcatttagtgcgccttataatccagtgcgccttgtgtatggactaacactaaaaatagaccgttcactcatcgtgcgccttataatacggtgcgccttatagtccgaaaaatacggtagtttaaAGGCATAGTAATCTTATTGTATGTATActttgcagaaagtaataaaaatgcctttaaaattctctctccttctcattaTTCTGGTATTttgcaaatataaatataaataaactgacCTAAAATGGGAATGGTTTATTCTGAGTTTATGTCAGACAGTGAGaaaatacatgtgtgtgtgtcttttatgTTGTACACTACAATATAAAGTGTATTCTACAGGCAAACACTCAGTGCACGTAGACTGGATTCTGTACACATACAAggacacacagcactgcacagaccaacttttacatcaacaacaaacagaatacaaaataaaataacgcaAAATATACAGCTGAGCTTACCCAAAGAGCAAATGCCTTTCTCCTTCAGGAAGACGTTGGCGAAGAAGTCTATATCCAGGCCAAGGAATCTACTCAGACTCCTGGTACATTCCCAGTAGCCGTCCTGTGttcagtaaaacataaaaaatctattaaatacATAAAGCACTTACGTATTCTGATAGCTTTATGGAATTCAATAAGAAATTTTCATTCCAGAGCATTAATAAAACACTCTTACAatgcaaatgtttgtggactcCTTTTTTAAAGATCGCATTCAGCTCCTTTAAGTTACACTCATTGCTAATgcagatgtacaaatgcacacacacacacacactgcttgttTAATCTCTGTAAAGAAGTACTTATACTCATATTCGTACATTAAaaatctcattccatcatttttcattcattttaaaatgtctaattgtggtctctaaaatgaatgaatgccatgtgagctgtttttgtgaaaaaaagtgctctggtgatccggtatatgGCTGCTTTAGTCCGGTAGAGGAGTGGGTAGGAGGtaacgataggattttggctcttgctcatgaatattcatacatgcaaacaaatcacctctgattggctaacagtactgcaaggcagcgagacgaacaacagttagaaacgtactaaaataaagacatttttacactaataacagtcttttcaatgtcatttgttactttacaacatgtgtaatgccctgctaaaaTGCAATTCAGCCACTGAACTAATCTTAGAGTCTCTGtgaaatgccaaatccaccgAAGATCCTATGTATATCTAGTTACTTACTTAAtttaggtccagaaagtaaaattccaccgcagggttttgttggctgagccaccCAGGCAGTTGTAACAAAAcactggggtggatttttacttttaactagtgtaaacagaactgttctaaaaatacatctacctatctacctacttcGCTGGTGGCATTCTaaagacaaattctaaccattctAACCatgtgatgtgatatttgcacaaataacagaggaacaaactgccatgctgttcctagcactgtaaGCTCCTGTCTGATGAGATGTGCCTGGTTGCGTGGCTTCAGCtttgcctgtgggcggtcctgagccaaggtgggtAAGGCCATGAATATTAATTCACGGGTAGACGCAGACACAGTGTTTCCCTGATCGACTCggttttctgaatattttcttattttcttttactagctactgctgacaatggaggttgaggaagagtttcaagtgcagcatcatatacaactcagagagacctatcgTATttcaaaaagtggattttagcgaaaggaaacctttaatatatttatctGTGATTTAAAGTTTGAGCATATCATTTTAACTTGTATTGTTTTCACAGTAGAGAAAGGAGGGCGCTGTATCTACTCACTTATCTCATTTGTGTGAATCTCACAGTCACATAGATACCTGATGCTGAAGTGTAAACAGCTCCTCCCAGTTGATCCCGTCTGGACTTCTTAATCGTTCTCTCAAACTGAACCTCGTTGGTCGGTATTCCATACTCCCACATTGTACATGTGAAATATATGAAAATTCAGCTTCACTTTGGTCAACTAAATTACGTCTACGACGGCGACCCCCACAACGACCTCCTGAAAAAACTCCAAAACCAGCAGAGGTATCTGCATCTACACAAGACAGGAAAGAACGTATATCCATTTAGGTCATGCACAGCCATCACATAACAATTAGGGTTGAGCGTTGTAACAATAACACTGCATACCACTTACGACTTTTTTTATGACAGCATTTTAAAATTCCAACATATCTGCTGTGCCAAATTTCTGTTTTGTGTTTACCTAGTAAGTGGCCAAAATAGCAAATCTTCTCTGTAGTTGTAAATTTAACAGTGTTTTGAGTTAAAGTTAAAAGCAGAGCCACTGAACCTGAATGACCAGTTTGTAAGATGTCCCTCAAAACAATTGAAACACTCCTAGGACCATTTACTCCACTGTGTGCTCTTCTTTCGTTGTGTGATTTATGCCTCAGTTAGCTATAACAGTCTGTGCTAGAatgtttagcctgttagctaatgttaactttttttaaacCTGGTTGGCCAGGTAGCTGAGCTACAGAACCAACACACTACGGATACAAAATGTAATTCATCCAACAGCATTCGCTCAATCTGAGTCATTCTCATCCCACTGTGATGATGTCATATCACATGTAAGCTGAACTTGTAAGTAGAGTTTCAGTCAGACGGACTTGAGCGTGTTCTGTGGTAAACGGAATTTAATCATGATACATAAGTCAGCTCCTCTGATTCGCAGCAGTTAGCTAAACATTTGCAAATGTCTGTAAATGTCAGGGTAATAGTTTTAACATTTATTGAATGATTGACTTAAACGTGTGTACtttctgttttatcatttttcaattttaaaataatgcaaaattgaTGGTATAGTAGCCGCAAAAATACAGGGCCATCTGTGCTACTTGCCAAGCTTATACAAGTCCCCACCCCTGGTGATACCATTTAACATGATGCGTATTTTGGACTCGTATGACTGTATGAATAAATggataccgcccaaccctaataAGAGTCAAGTACAGTGATAGGTTAGCCTTACACTATAgagctatatataaataaatacactgatgtgttattcctTACCTTGATGCCTTGATAGACGTGACATTCTTTCTGGCAAAAGTGGTGCATCAACAGAACCCTCCGCAGCGAGAATGGAAGATGCAGGAAGAGAATGCATGGGGGCAAAACGGTGGCGTTCAGATAATTTAGAATATATATCATGTACAGCTTCTTTCCATTGATCAGGGGGAGTGGGAGTGATGGCAGCATCAGGAGTTTTGAGTAGAGAAGAAGACTTGCGACATATGACAGCGGGAGGAAGAGAAAACTGTGGTGTGACAGCAGAAGGTTTGGGCAAGATAGGAGGCAAAATGGGAGGAGAGGCAAAAGATGAAACAGGGGGAGGATGGTCGTGGCAAAGACCAGAATCAGAGGTGGGAAAGGACTCTAATTCAGGAATGGGTTGGgtgacaggaggaggaggagcaaagGAAACAGAATAAGAAGTGGAGCCAAAAAGAGCAGAAGGAGCAGTGGCAACGGATCCAAATACATTGGAAATGGGTTGGGTGGTggcaagaggaggaggaggaggaggagaaggagcaaataatgaaaaagagggaaaaaggtCATTTCGAAGACCAAAATCAGAGGTGGTAAAAGACTCTAATTCAGGAATGGGTTGGTtgacaggaggaagaggagcagaacGAGAAGTGGAGCCAAAAAGTACAGAACGAGCAGTGGCAACGCATCCAAATAAATTGGAAATGTGTTGGGTGgtggcaggaggaggaggagcgaaAAATGAAATAGATGGAGGAAGGTCGTGTCGAAGACCAGAATCAGAGCTGGTATAGGACTCTAATTCAGGAATGGGTTGGgtgacaggaggaggaggaggaggagcgaaAGAGGAAGCAGAACGAGAAGTGGGGCCAAAAAGACCAGAAGAAGCAGTGGCAACGGATCCAAATAAATTGGAAATGGGTTGGGTGGtggcaggaggaggaagaggagaagcagcagttagaaaaggaACAAAAGACTGAGTGGGAGGAGCACCAGGAGGAAGGTGAGGAACTGCCTGGCGGGATTGAGGAAGGGCATCAGAACATACAAGCTTCTCTCCAAATTTGAATGGCATAttaacagcagcagctgcaggagtAACAGAAGGGGTAGCTTTAACTGGCTCACGGTAACACAAGACCTCAAACTCTGGATTTTCCTGAACTAAGGAGGACTTACGGATATCTGATATTTGAGAGGTGGTTTGCTCTAACTGTATTGATGCTGCTTTCTTACATATCTTAGATTGTATCTTACGTCTTGGGGCATACGCATTGTCCTCTATACTACTTGCAGAAGGGGAGGTGGGAGCATATGCAGGAGAGCAGACAGGTTCATAAAATGCAACACAAAAGTCTGCCTCATCTGGAGGTGCGTCAATGTCTGATTCTACTTCATCATAATCTTCTTCTTCGTATTCTTCTTCATCGAACGCATAACCCCACTCCTCCTGCAAGAAAAGGAAAAACTATGAACAAAGCAATTCCaaagaaatattttacattgttcatttgataaaacaaaaattatttaaaaaaaaaaatccagtttaattTTCCACAatgatttgtatatatttactgatattaagaTTAACATTTTATTTCTGAATGAACCCGTAAAATCCCTAACCCCATTGTCCACAATCATGTCCTCTTCTTCAGTCCAGCCCATGTACGGCAAGATGTCAACATCCTCCTCTGCAATTATCTTTGGGACATCAGTGATTCCAGAATCAGGCTGATCCTTGTCCTGCAAATAGATGAGGATGGAAAGGAGACTCCTAAATGAGATATAGTGTGTTCTTGCGCAGTATTTTAGCACATCTCACAACACTGAGCTTATTCAGTTACTCTTTGAAAAACAGCAAAGCTGTTCACGGTAAATGTGAGCAACATTGATCTCTCTGGGATGGGTTGATGTCATttcctccccacatcacttctagtttgctgttggtcagcacaggtctATTAGTGTCTAGTCTATTATGTCTACAAACAACGCAAACTATAGATTCCCACATTAGATCAATGTCTAGCCCTGTTTATAGAGCACAGACAATGCAACAGACTTGGTGTAAAGGTTCCACtgcattaaaaatgttttgttccGATAAAATTCTATGAACAggcttttatatttgtattaacaCTTAAATGATGACAGCAATATTACAGTCAGCAGTAATCATACCCTTTCCTCAATGGCAACAAAGCTGGTGAACTGAGACAGGATAGAGAACTCTTTACTGAGCTCGATGATGTAGGACTTCAGCTCGGCTTTCTTCCCCTAAAAAAAGCAGCAGAAAAACAATCTTAACATTTAATTCAATTCCATGAGCACCACAGTGATGCCAACAGTGGCAAGGATGTAGTGGCAACAGTAGTAAAAAcagagtaaaaacaaacaaaagtacaGAGAGACAGTGTGGAGCTGTACCTAATGTAGAAAGAGGTTCTGAGTTATGAAGGTGAGTAGGTGTTAGagatgttaaagagataatggagagctttAGCTAAAAAACAGCCCTTAGTGTTTCAAATCCTGTATTTTTGTCTGATATCACACACTCTGGAATTATGTCTACAGATGCAGTTAATCATTAATGTTCCACAAAACGTTCACATACCTGGACAAGCTACTGTTAGTGACTGATACTTTGGTTGGAGCAAGATTTATCTTAATTTCTCATAGAGCAGTTCATATAGTTCACAATACACAAGGATCAGAAGGTTGTAAGACACCATATAACTTATATTCACCACTGTACAAAAGAAGATGAGCTGCATCTATGGTTGAAGGCactaaatttaaaacattcaCTTAAACATCCAAACGTCTTCTCTTGCAATTTTGTGAAGGGGAAAATCCTATGAAGCTCCAGTAAAGCAGACACATCAGTTTCTGTGAGACTGTCAGGGTATATGTTAGCCAAAGGGCTAACCTAAGAGCTTCATAAGCAGCCATTTCTCTTGTTAAGAGTGTTCTGGTATTGTTTACCATCCAAAAAATGGAATGAGTAGACATAAGGGAGTTTGGGTAGATGCTTTAAATTTAgacatttaaccccttaaaccccaCCTTAAACCAAGCGTGGCATaaagtggagaagaacatgctaaAATGAATGACAACTGtgataaaaacagggttattccaccaaatattgatttgtgaactctaaaactttatgaatatgagcttgttttctttgcattatttgaggtctgaaagctctgcttcttttttgttgtttcagccatttctcattttctgcaaataaatgctctaaatgacaataatttcttttgaaatttgggagaaatgttgaaacataaacctataaatagcaaaatcagagaaactgattccgaaactgaagtggtctcttaatttttccagaactgtatagcCACCTCTTTTTCCACACATGTTGCTGCAGTTTTACATAAACATTGTTAagcagttatttactgtatgaatTTACTGAAGAAATACAGAAATTGGTTACAGTGTAATCAATAAACAGATATGCTGCCACACTGGAAGATCTAACACAAAGTAAGCAAAGATggataattataaataattaagtgtATGGTCCATACTTCATGTTCTGCTTCGCTAGAGCCAAGACTGCCATCCTCATAGTCTCTGATGATCGCTCTTGCTGTCAGTTTGTGAAGAAACTAGAGcatagaaacacaaaacaaaaacacaacaccaTACATTTAACACTCACAGTTTTAATATTAACAGAACATATATTAGATGATgcactataaaatataaaaaggtcAGAATCTTACTGTTCCTCTAGTCTTCTGCAGTTCTGTGGTGGAAACCATTGTCTTAATTTCTTGTCCACTTAGATCACCAAACAGAGTAGCCTAGATAAAGAATAACAGCTTTGAGCTCATGAATGATGAAGTTAAATCCACTGGGCAACATGCTATCATATTTTAGAGGTGATACATGATGATGTACCTGAGTGCAGTGCGGAACAAAGCCGTAGACCAGAGTGTGACAGTCACTGAAGAGAGCATGGAGCTGGGAGGGGGCTTGAACAGGAGAGGGCGCTGTAGGACTGAACTGCTGCCACTTCACTGCCACTGAGCTACAGCCTGGAGATGCCATGCACTTCACCTGAGAGTTCACCTGGAACACCCAAGCAGCCATGTATCACAACCTTCTGCAATACCCATACATACACATTCATGTGATATGTGTTAATCAACTGGAACTCACCTTCTCAGACCAGATGTGTTTTTTCTTGGTGTCAAAAAACTCAAATGCCCCTCCACCTGCCTGAGCCAGAGCTCTCAGCATGTGCCGATTAGCTGTTGGGCTGCACACAAGCATAAGCACGTAATCAGATACAGCAATCTGTGGACCATTAATGTTTTTCTTTGGGTAATTTAAGTTTGGTCAGAACCAAAATGTGTAAAATGGTGACTTGAAATACAGTTCAGACCTAAGGGCCAAAacttggtctgaccaaaagagaCAGTCTTAGTCCGTATCTACTGTACCACTACTTTCCAGATGGTTCACGGTTTTGGGACAATCACCAGAAGTTGAAGCAGTCCATTATCACTCATTACACAATCGAATACGCAAAATAACAGGTGATGTGtcaaaatctgactccccttcatGTGCATGTGCCTCACACAGCAGTTTGATCGCAACAGATAATGCTTATGATTCTTGTATCCACTgttactgtagattaactctaCATCAGAGGGAAAACTTTAATGCTCATTCTGCTGCATGATATGAAGCACAATCTGGCACAACACATGGAAAGTCTGAAGTCAAACTGACAACATTctgcaaaccaatcagtgtcaaatCCAGAAATAGACTCAGCTGAAGACAGGATGTAAAAAACTCCCTAAgccactcactaaactgcagtgtgaaactaaaaCTATCCAGACCAAATCTATATGatgtaaaaaacacacaaacctttGTGTGGTCTTTAAGGTGTGAAAAAACACCCTTTGATACATTGGGAATAACAGGTGATgaatttggggatttggagaggGTAAgggtatataaaatatttattgtattagGAACCATTCCTTTCTGTTTAATGAATGTCTAAAGCTGCAGAGTGCTGACCTGAGGCCGCAGGTGAAGAGGCGTGTGTGGCGGGCGTTTTCTCGCACCATCTGCAGGGTCTGTGGTTGGTTCTGCACATGCCCATCAGAGACCAGCAGCACATTCCTTACACCATGCGATGGAGGCAGCAGATTCAGGCTACGCAGAGgcctccacagctcagtgctacCACCAACAGCAGGAGAGGACTAATGATGAAacaggaaaacaaaaaatatagtaattaacagcttattttataaatatattaatttatttgaaattaGAAAAGTGATGTACTACTGGGTAAATACACAATATGGACAGGAGTATTAGGACCCCTGCTCATTCATCGCTTGTtttcaaaatcaagggtatttaaaaatatttttttagcccTTTGTGGAGTGGATAATCAACACCTCACCCCATTCCTAACTTTTCACTGCTCTACAGCTAAATGCTGCGGGATTTATACACCTCTAACCGATACCAAGCATCAGGCATGATGATTATCCGCTCCAGAGGGTCCTATACTATTGGCAGCactggacaagctgtgtgtgcacctttgcacacctgtgtcagcgatgggtgcaacttaatgtaactgaatgcattcactagaagaggtgtccacaaatatttggacatatagggtAAGTAATGCCCATTATGTGTCACTGATACCCTAAGggacaataaaataatttaagactTCAAGAACTGAATCAACTATTGATGAAAATCATGCTATaaactatgaaaataattaaatctgtGCTTGCAGCAGTTTTTCAGTTATACATCTTtgaatcatttttattactcaaatGGTGGCTGAACTGAACTCAAATAATTACTGTACTTTGaccaaaaatatatttcaataacTGAACTTTTTTACATCAGCATTAAATTgaataacaataaaattattcattttttaaatgtaaattttcaGTCAGTTTTCAAACATATTATTTtgcaattttacattaatatcACATTGTCTCACCCATCAATTCTGACACTCCTGTCCTACTTGCACCTGTCTCAGTAAACAAACCCATACCTACATACTTCACTTTCCATAATGTCAGGTCTCTTGCATCACACACTTCATCGATCACTCCATCGATGTCTCTGCTCTGGTGCAGATCACCTGACTTCTAAATTACATCCACTTGTGTTTCTCTGTTTATATATTTGCTGTTTGTACTTTTTGTGATTTCCATGTATCGACCCTTCCCACTTGTTCTTTCGTTAATTTTGCATTGTCTTTGTAAgtattattatacttttatagcattttttttttacatctgctTTACATTGATGAACTGAAATATATTTCAGGGTTCTCTTTTGCATTTCCTCTTTTAGTAAAACCTCTTTGTTTTATCCACACCTGCCCCTTTCCTGCCTGGCTGTGACAAAcatttaagcattatttattttcacaaacAAATATAATGTTGGTAAAATAACTtgacaacaaaaaaaaggtaacctaggcctgtcacgaaTGCATTTTTTCTGTGGATGATATATCACCCCAAAAATTATTGTGATAAGCGATATTgctgtaattttaagaccatttaaacgTCACTGATTTAATGTAATAGTACAGCAATAAAAAGCAACTATACCCTTTTataaacaacaatatttaaataataatatttttctttacctgctgcagtccacactgtgtatgGAGTCGCAGTTATTGTAGCATTGgtcattgcatgactggctatAATActatttactgttatatatgtcaagaaacattcaaataaacacaacataCGTGTCAtgatatcatgattatcaaatattattcagGTAGTGTCCATTTATTGAAGAAAAAGTTGATAATGTTattgttgtgacaggcctaatgtaTATGTCTATACTTAATTCAAAAAACTATTTTCCCATCTTTAAATTGGGGTATAAAATCCTGCAGAAGATAGAATCTCATTTTTGTTTCATAGAATCTTATAGCATGGGCAgccagtctgttagcctagctagcattgaactgacagcagctgcattccggtgttgtgaaggtattataactacagactggagtaaactatattcataatccacatatcctataaaaccacagcatctacaaacactaaccagcacaaacacacctatctgttattaaaaaacagtcattaatttagttcggaaatacagttagcattgccacttagccgttagccatctccattaagatctgcagtctgttagcctagctagcaaaatcattccggcattgtgaatgtaataaataactatcttaagtgaactacagccataatccacatctaatatcaaaccagagatcctaccaaccctaaccagcactaagaaataaatctgttattaaaaaacagttattaatttagctcggaaatacagttagcatcgccagtaagctgttagctattgcagctaatcctctatgctacctgtcaaaataaaagtctcctgcacaaccgttgcaaaaaatgccctgaatttaatatttaacgtatttaatattttacttttttatatttaataaaaattcaaacattttatttgaaaggaaactattgtgtaattgcatatgaagtgtgtcaaataaatgacttttgaatgcatttacattaaatgcacctgtggatactcttaaaagggctgtgtggtctgtttcagcctcattatttaaccttaatcatagtactattaataaactaaaagtatcggtatttgtatcggtatcggcaatcttatatcagttttatatcggtatcggatcggagctgaaaaaagtgtatcgtcccatcactaagtTGGGATGAAATAATTtatatacactgtacactactgtacttcAGTAACCTCTGAATCTCACTGGGCATCACAGTGGTATGCAAAATGAGACACATGATGTTTCTTAGCCTGTTAAGAAAAGTAGCATTAGCTTTGAAGGTACATAACTCACCATGATAAACGTCTTGGCTGATTTAAACACATCCTTGTTGTCTAGAACACTTGCTGAGGGGAAGGCCTCTTTGTAATCTGTTAAATGATAAAGTTGGGATGCCACATTTAAAATATAGTTGCATAAAAGTGCGAAAGagtgtaatattatttataaatgcaTATCCTTTTACTCATACTGTGGTTTATGCCTTCTAAAAATGATCATGATGAAAacacattatattaaattatagaactataaacgtgcatttttgaaggaaaacataGATGTTCTAACAAATGGTTCCCCCTTTTTTAGATTGTTGCTATATACTGTAGTTTCTAaagtatttctaaagtattagtttagttgctagggtattgctaggtggttgctcgggagttgctatgatatcccaaaTGGTTGCTACACTGTCTTATGTGATTGTTAAgttgtaaataaaaaacaaaaaatcttcaATCACACCAAAAAAGCTTTAATCAAACCAAACAATCTAGAGAAGAAAAAGTTTTGATGTctattaagattttaagattttttttatcttagatCTTTGGATTGAGGATAAAAAGAATAATATACACTGGATAATGATATTTACGTTATTAATACATCTCTCTAATAAAGCTCTATTTCTTACTTTAAGCTCAAATAAtcttagatatttaaaaaaagtggatctgttttttttaactagGCTATATTGACCTTTCAGTTTGTGCTGTCCACATAACCTGTCCTAAAATTTTAGatcataattagattttttttttctttggaaaaaaataaatcacacttCATTATGGACAATTATGCAATTAATGCTAATGTTATAATAACTATACTGCTATGAATGGGTTTTATATGTTATCATTGTCATTATCATTGttttatcacacacacaaacacctataAAGCACTTAATTTGGGTTAACATTAAATGAGTAAACCACAGCTGCATTAACAACATGTTTGATGAGATTTAGTTTTCGTAAAAACAGTACTGACCTGTTCCAAAGGAGATGATGTTGACGCGGAGTGAACGATCCAGTGAGTTGAGAACCTTTATAGCGAGTCTGCGTGCGTTCAGCGTGGCCTCTCCTCTCATGGACTCTGATGTGTCCAGTAGAATGACCACATCACTCACACTAGAAACACCAGTGGACTCAAAGTCTGGATAAAACACCAACATGCAGGCCTGCACAggtaaagcagtgttattttatagatattttttgATATAGACTGACCACAGAATAATCCCATTCACATTCAGTATCATCAAATTCACTATTTTCTATCATTTTACCTCACTATCTTTATCTGGATGCTTCTCCACCCACATCCTGGGCATGTGAATCTGAGACAGAGtgaagctgagctgaaagccaTCAGTGTTTAGAGTCTGCTCTGGCTTTGTGCTGACTACGGCCTTACAGTCTGTCCTCTAGGAGAAAGA from Astyanax mexicanus isolate ESR-SI-001 chromosome 11, AstMex3_surface, whole genome shotgun sequence encodes:
- the parp4 gene encoding protein mono-ADP-ribosyltransferase PARP4 isoform X2, whose product is MAVFEGCSVVLDLKKLPYKEKKRLMSAIIDYGGNISYVVNQKCSFVVTSSLEDLSSNRLRSAQKHQIPVVGLQFVWSSLEKGLLLPAEEHGLKPEPSDVTHPPPPHPGMKLSTLFPAELKSSNQISTRLCKENDLDVPEFPLHFQVAKYTIFHKAASKVWSVLELQSARGEKGQQYRIVKSVLHETVKTAEKDKQLQSSSSEEAVEVYLIWREELIGKGFTQKQTLPPVAEKLASRGLQQLLLEEKLNCSTVTQEVGTFVELIWTEALGSLNSILTVPVSSISLNDVSRVEGLLLQAQKREGEVEVKALLDEVKTLLPLVMVDPDSKQKLISQKLDLCQLIRDILNMSEATLGNPSPSSLGKYRALRCSIDQVPPQSPEFQSVSQLLQDRPVKIQQILRVSRGAEVHMFKEEIGNIKPLLHSSRPSSFMGILSRGLMLPRVGVEQHGIERTDVGNLGSGIYFSDSLCTSIKYSKPSEMDGSRLLLVCDVALGQCKDLHWRDITLTRAPEGYSSVHGVQQTQNTHTDFEDDEYVVYNTDQVRIKYVVRYTLEEDQMKSFQPHVDTSVELVNSTVSAELLSIDDTESLEMTKNPLEEVTAGLLDSSGQTLPLQAVHVRCKLMDLLSQVIIFQTYTNNSTVPIEAKYVFPLEETAAVCGFEAFINGKHVIGKVKEKEQARKEYRQAIEKGHGAYLMDQDAPDVFTISVGNLPPGATVLIKVTFVTELVVRAGSILFSLPGSVAPWQQSAALNQRTQMSVEKVCVNELQPSGEFSLSMSIEMPYEIKDLECSHRIQIKRTDCKAVVSTKPEQTLNTDGFQLSFTLSQIHMPRMWVEKHPDKDSEACMLVFYPDFESTGVSSVSDVVILLDTSESMRGEATLNARRLAIKVLNSLDRSLRVNIISFGTDYKEAFPSASVLDNKDVFKSAKTFIMSSPAVGGSTELWRPLRSLNLLPPSHGVRNVLLVSDGHVQNQPQTLQMVRENARHTRLFTCGLSPTANRHMLRALAQAGGGAFEFFDTKKKHIWSEKVNSQVKCMASPGCSSVAVKWQQFSPTAPSPVQAPSQLHALFSDCHTLVYGFVPHCTQATLFGDLSGQEIKTMVSTTELQKTRGTFLHKLTARAIIRDYEDGSLGSSEAEHEGKKAELKSYIIELSKEFSILSQFTSFVAIEERDKDQPDSGITDVPKIIAEEDVDILPYMGWTEEEDMIVDNGEEWGYAFDEEEYEEVAFYEPVCSPAYAPTSPSASSIEDNAYAPRRKIQSKICKKAASIQLEQTTSQISDIRKSSLVQENPEFEVLCYREPVKATPSVTPAAAAVNMPFKFGEKLVCSDALPQSRQAVPHLPPGAPPTQSFVPFLTAASPLPPPATTQPISNLFGSVATASSGLFGPTSRSASSFAPPPPPPVTQPIPELESYTSSDSGLRHDLPPSISFFAPPPPATTQHISNLFGCVATARSVLFGSTSRSAPLPPVNQPIPELESFTTSDFGLRNDLFPSFSLFAPSPPPPPPLATTQPISNVFGSVATAPSALFGSTSYSVSFAPPPPVTQPIPELESFPTSDSGLCHDHPPPVSSFASPPILPPILPKPSAVTPQFSLPPAVICRKSSSLLKTPDAAITPTPPDQWKEAVHDIYSKLSERHRFAPMHSLPASSILAAEGSVDAPLLPERMSRLSRHQDADTSAGFGVFSGGRCGGRRRRRNLVDQSEAEFSYISHVQCGSMEYRPTRFSLRERLRSPDGINWEELFTLQHQDGYWECTRSLSRFLGLDIDFFANVFLKEKGICSLGVKAHADILKLVATLLVLQLMRVKKMVDVELFQSLFRLSESPEPRPACYDAVKKAVDWVCWADRQYPCVCSRLEFGLNWESCTRQLLGLDSLPPCSPLIPVLQRSTGISVM